One part of the Paraglaciecola sp. L3A3 genome encodes these proteins:
- a CDS encoding DEAD/DEAH box helicase, protein MQFTDLSLHHNLLKSLEIKGLSSPTEIQSKAIPYGMMGKDLIASSKTGSGKTLAFLLPAVHRVLTKQPLSRRDPRVLILAPTRELAKQVFLQLKWLIAKQPLKAALVLGGENFNDQVKALKHHPQFIVGTAGRVVDHLAGKSLFLNGLELLILDEADRMLDLGFASELRQINQAADHRKRQSMMFSATLDSAAMHELTQTLLQAPQRISVGSSSEEHKDIKQKFYLADNVTHKEALLSHVINQQEYRQIIVFTATRSDTERLAVLLKEQGLYAIALSGDLTQGQRNNIMSEFGRGQQHILVTTDIASRGLDLLNVALVVNFDLPKLADEYVHRVGRTGRAGNKGEAISFVGPKDWYSFSAIKSFLQQTIEFSVIEGLEAKFSGLKPARTKLTNSKQDTSKNIKPKSKPQKAVARVKTMQGKEVGDIPLKRKPRVVAKPSEDTEDE, encoded by the coding sequence TTGCAATTCACCGACCTTTCCCTACATCATAACTTATTAAAATCACTTGAAATCAAAGGTTTATCATCGCCAACTGAAATTCAAAGTAAGGCCATTCCCTATGGGATGATGGGCAAAGATCTCATTGCATCCTCTAAAACTGGCTCAGGTAAAACATTAGCGTTTCTTTTACCTGCAGTACATAGAGTGTTAACTAAACAACCTCTTAGTCGTCGTGACCCTAGAGTATTGATATTAGCCCCGACCAGAGAGTTAGCTAAACAAGTCTTTTTACAACTTAAATGGTTAATAGCCAAACAGCCGCTAAAAGCGGCGCTAGTTTTAGGTGGCGAAAACTTTAATGATCAAGTGAAAGCCCTTAAGCATCACCCACAATTTATTGTTGGTACCGCAGGGCGCGTAGTGGATCACCTCGCTGGTAAGTCTTTATTCTTAAATGGATTAGAGTTATTAATATTAGACGAAGCGGATAGAATGCTCGATTTAGGTTTTGCTTCTGAACTTCGTCAAATTAATCAAGCAGCCGATCATCGTAAACGTCAATCTATGATGTTTTCGGCCACTCTTGATAGCGCTGCTATGCATGAACTGACACAAACATTACTACAAGCGCCACAACGCATTAGCGTAGGCTCTTCAAGTGAAGAACATAAAGATATTAAACAAAAGTTTTATCTTGCTGATAATGTCACTCATAAAGAAGCGTTACTCTCCCATGTAATAAACCAACAAGAATATAGGCAAATAATCGTCTTTACTGCCACCCGTTCTGATACTGAAAGATTAGCCGTTTTACTTAAAGAACAAGGTTTATATGCCATCGCTTTAAGTGGTGATTTAACTCAGGGCCAGCGCAACAATATAATGAGTGAATTTGGCCGCGGCCAACAACATATATTAGTTACTACGGATATAGCCTCTCGAGGTTTAGACTTACTTAATGTCGCTTTAGTGGTGAACTTTGATCTACCTAAATTAGCCGACGAATATGTGCATAGAGTCGGTCGTACAGGACGAGCAGGCAACAAAGGTGAAGCTATTTCGTTTGTAGGGCCAAAAGACTGGTACAGCTTCTCAGCCATTAAAAGTTTTTTACAGCAAACTATTGAATTCAGTGTTATCGAAGGGCTTGAAGCGAAATTTAGTGGGCTAAAACCTGCAAGGACTAAATTAACTAACAGCAAACAGGATACCAGCAAAAATATCAAGCCAAAATCTAAGCCTCAAAAAGCTGTCGCTCGGGTTAAAACTATGCAAGGTAAAGAAGTTGGTGATATACCGTTAAAGCGTAAACCACGAGTGGTAGCCAAACCTAGTGAAGATACCGAAGACGAATAG
- a CDS encoding NAD(P)H nitroreductase: MQALDLLLNRHSQPRLEHPAPEGQVLENIMQAALRAPDHASLTPWQFIICQKAGLTRLGEIYKQAAIAADKPDKDIERAPQLPIRAPMVIVAISKYQEHAKVPWVEQVASASCAVHSMQMAALAQGFAGVWRTGWYAQDPMVKQALKLSDKDEIVGFLYLGTACTQAMPKAEKNSADYFEFWQ; encoded by the coding sequence ATGCAGGCGTTAGATCTACTACTTAATCGACACTCTCAACCTCGCTTGGAACATCCAGCTCCTGAAGGTCAAGTCCTAGAAAATATTATGCAAGCCGCATTAAGAGCCCCAGATCATGCCAGTTTAACCCCCTGGCAGTTTATAATATGTCAAAAAGCCGGCCTGACTCGATTAGGCGAAATATATAAGCAAGCGGCTATTGCCGCAGACAAACCTGATAAAGACATAGAGCGTGCTCCTCAATTGCCTATTCGAGCACCTATGGTTATTGTTGCTATCTCTAAGTATCAGGAACACGCAAAAGTACCTTGGGTGGAACAGGTCGCTTCTGCTTCCTGCGCCGTACATAGTATGCAAATGGCTGCGTTAGCTCAAGGCTTCGCTGGTGTCTGGAGAACAGGCTGGTATGCGCAAGATCCTATGGTGAAACAGGCTCTTAAGTTGTCAGATAAAGATGAAATTGTTGGTTTTTTATATTTAGGAACGGCCTGTACACAAGCCATGCCTAAAGCTGAAAAAAATAGCGCTGATTATTTCGAGTTTTGGCAGTAG
- a CDS encoding exonuclease domain-containing protein, protein MLDNLFGFEARRKRLLKKVTNGPLYDYLSVPFPSKETCLSDLPILSVDFETTGLNAVTDKLLSVGFVRIDKRQIKLKSCYHQIIDTKDRLAAENVIIHQITDQQKSQGKPLRVVVEALLDEMAGRVMLVHFARIETQFLKQACLELYGVAPPFMVLDTLAIAKRKLDQRDIAYDPQELRLPALRHKHHLPNYFAHNALNDAVATAELFLAQQKIAAIRLKDLL, encoded by the coding sequence TTGCTCGATAATCTATTTGGTTTTGAAGCGCGAAGAAAGCGTCTTTTAAAAAAAGTAACTAATGGGCCTCTATATGATTATTTATCTGTGCCTTTTCCTAGCAAAGAAACCTGTTTATCAGACCTACCTATTTTGTCTGTCGATTTTGAAACCACAGGGTTAAATGCTGTAACCGACAAGTTGCTCAGTGTTGGTTTTGTGAGAATCGATAAACGACAAATTAAGCTAAAGAGTTGTTACCATCAAATTATCGACACAAAAGATCGTCTTGCTGCAGAAAATGTAATAATTCACCAAATTACTGATCAACAAAAATCTCAAGGAAAACCATTACGAGTAGTTGTTGAGGCTTTGTTAGATGAAATGGCTGGTAGAGTTATGTTGGTTCATTTCGCTCGAATTGAAACCCAATTTTTAAAACAAGCTTGTCTAGAATTATATGGCGTGGCTCCACCATTCATGGTTTTAGATACCTTGGCAATAGCGAAACGTAAACTAGATCAAAGAGACATAGCTTATGATCCGCAAGAATTAAGACTTCCAGCTTTGCGGCACAAACATCATTTACCAAACTATTTTGCTCATAACGCGCTAAATGATGCTGTCGCTACCGCAGAGCTATTTTTAGCGCAGCAAAAAATAGCCGCGATAAGGTTAAAAGATTTATTGTAA
- a CDS encoding putative nucleotidyltransferase substrate binding domain-containing protein, with protein sequence MDNELAEVTTFVGTIPPFDLLPDTLLDKVIREISISYLRVGEHLSPDDIEQPQLYILRKGALRYLDANKELTEKYAEGDICAIFCQNRIDLNTNIAVIVDEDSLIYSLDYKTLKTLLVNSPEVIDFLEHSSEQRLHSKKSKLNEAAILSSSISNTSVEDFYHHPVATIPPSSTIQEAAIKMTKQGFSCLVVVDENNINKLGTDMRLGIVTDKDIRRRCVALGLPITNPVNDIMTEAIATIDIKCNAYDALIAMTSKHIHHLPVTKLGKLVGMVSVTDLVNNEEHNAVNMTSIIHKASSVAELVTVSKLLNKLQVKLTTLGANADHIGKSISAITMAFTIRLIEMAEQKLGAAPVPYAWLAAGSQARQEQLAHSDQDNALIICDSMKAEDDVWFIKLASFVSDGLDECGFIYCPGDIMATNKQWRQPQKIWQQYFDEWVDIPSPKSLLNSSVFFDLTTIYGDVNLLEKVRRRMLEKTKVSSLFIAHMTSNALRSRPPLGFFRNFVLIQDGKHNATLDLKHNGIAPIVDLARIYALSEGVAAVNTLERLQLCSGTQSLTKSSAENLIDAYVFLTSVRLEHQAKLLFKKLPVNSYIDPKNISTLEREHLKDAFKVIKSMQDYRQSAVI encoded by the coding sequence ATGGATAATGAATTAGCTGAAGTCACTACTTTTGTAGGTACGATTCCGCCCTTTGATTTATTACCTGACACCTTACTGGATAAAGTGATAAGAGAAATTAGCATTAGCTATTTAAGGGTAGGCGAACACTTATCACCTGATGACATTGAACAACCACAATTGTACATTTTGCGTAAAGGCGCTTTGCGTTATTTAGATGCTAATAAAGAGCTGACAGAAAAATATGCCGAAGGTGATATTTGCGCTATTTTTTGTCAAAACAGAATTGACTTAAATACAAATATTGCCGTAATTGTTGACGAAGACTCTTTAATTTACAGCCTAGATTATAAAACGCTTAAAACCCTACTAGTCAATTCACCTGAGGTGATTGATTTCTTAGAGCACTCTTCAGAACAACGTCTTCATAGCAAAAAAAGTAAACTCAATGAGGCTGCTATTTTGTCGTCTTCAATTAGTAATACCTCTGTTGAAGATTTTTATCATCATCCAGTAGCCACCATACCCCCATCTTCTACTATTCAAGAGGCGGCCATTAAAATGACTAAACAGGGATTTTCTTGCTTAGTGGTGGTTGATGAAAACAATATCAATAAGCTAGGTACGGACATGAGGTTAGGTATAGTAACCGACAAAGATATTAGGCGTCGTTGTGTGGCCTTAGGTTTGCCTATTACTAATCCAGTAAACGATATAATGACAGAGGCCATTGCTACCATTGATATTAAGTGCAATGCATATGACGCATTAATTGCCATGACTAGCAAACATATCCATCATTTACCGGTCACCAAACTTGGTAAACTAGTGGGCATGGTAAGTGTGACTGATTTGGTAAATAATGAAGAACATAATGCCGTTAACATGACCAGTATTATTCACAAAGCTAGTTCAGTTGCAGAGCTAGTGACAGTCAGCAAGTTGTTGAATAAATTACAAGTTAAGCTTACCACTCTTGGCGCGAATGCCGATCATATTGGTAAAAGCATAAGTGCTATTACTATGGCATTTACCATACGACTAATTGAAATGGCTGAACAAAAGTTGGGAGCAGCACCGGTTCCCTATGCTTGGTTAGCTGCAGGATCTCAAGCTAGGCAAGAGCAATTAGCACACTCAGATCAAGACAATGCTTTAATTATTTGTGACAGCATGAAAGCTGAGGATGACGTTTGGTTTATAAAGTTAGCAAGCTTTGTTAGTGATGGTTTAGACGAATGTGGGTTTATTTATTGTCCTGGCGATATCATGGCAACTAACAAACAATGGCGTCAACCCCAGAAAATATGGCAACAATATTTTGATGAATGGGTAGATATTCCTAGCCCCAAATCTTTGCTGAATAGCAGCGTGTTTTTTGATCTAACTACTATTTATGGTGATGTAAACTTGCTTGAAAAGGTACGTCGGAGGATGTTAGAAAAAACCAAAGTCAGTAGCCTATTTATTGCTCATATGACCTCTAATGCATTGCGATCTCGGCCCCCTTTAGGTTTTTTCAGAAACTTTGTGTTAATACAAGACGGTAAACACAATGCGACACTTGATTTAAAACATAATGGTATTGCGCCTATTGTTGATTTAGCTCGTATTTACGCGTTAAGCGAGGGGGTTGCTGCGGTAAATACACTCGAACGATTACAGCTATGTTCGGGCACTCAATCATTAACAAAATCTTCAGCTGAAAACTTAATAGATGCCTATGTATTTTTAACATCTGTCAGGCTCGAGCACCAAGCCAAACTGTTATTTAAGAAACTTCCTGTTAACAGCTACATTGATCCTAAAAATATTTCGACTCTAGAAAGAGAACATTTAAAAGATGCTTTTAAAGTTATTAAGTCGATGCAAGATTATCGACAATCAGCTGTTATTTAG
- a CDS encoding DUF4212 domain-containing protein, with translation MEKKTTYWQENLRLIAICLVIWFIVSFGFGLLLVEPLNEFRLGGYKLGFWFAQQGSIYVFVGLIFWYGYKMNKLDKKYQTEDES, from the coding sequence ATGGAAAAGAAGACAACATATTGGCAGGAAAACCTGCGCCTAATAGCAATATGTCTAGTCATTTGGTTTATCGTATCATTTGGCTTTGGTTTGTTATTAGTAGAACCCCTAAACGAGTTTCGTCTAGGTGGATATAAACTTGGATTCTGGTTTGCTCAGCAAGGTTCAATTTATGTTTTTGTAGGTTTGATTTTTTGGTATGGCTATAAAATGAACAAGCTTGATAAAAAATACCAGACTGAGGATGAATCGTAA
- a CDS encoding sodium:solute symporter family protein: protein MDELKLYTYIAVFGTFTLYFAIAWWARAASTSDFYVAGGGVTPLQNGMAIGADWMSAASFISMAGLIAFLGYGGSVFLMGWTGGYVLLAMLLAPYMRKHGKFTVPEFISDRYYSKTARIVAVVCLILASLTYIIGQMKGVGVAFSRFLEVDYGLGLGIGMAVVWFYAVLGGMKGITYTQIAQYVVMIFAYTIPAVFISFQLTGNPIPQLGLGSTLADGSGVYLLDKLDLVVTELGFKEYTTSNMNGSLDMFAYTMSLMIGTAGLPHVIMRFFTVPSAQAARSSAGYALVFIALLYTVAPAVGAMARLNLMNTIEPTAGQHLDYEKRPQWFKDWEKTGLLEFEDKNGDGKIQYSADATTNEMVKVDNDIMVLANPAIANLPNWVIALVAAGGLAAALSTAAGLLLAISSSISHDLMKGVLTPNLSEKNELLSGRIVMTIAILVSGYLGLNPPGFAAGTVALAFGLAAASIFPALMMGIFSKKMSGTAAVAGMCSGIGITMLYVFQHKGIMFVPGTSFLGDMAPNWFFGISPNAFGVVGALVNFAVAFIVLQFTGPAPKHVQDLVENMRSPGGTGAVSNH, encoded by the coding sequence ATGGATGAGTTAAAACTATATACCTACATAGCGGTCTTCGGTACTTTTACCTTATATTTCGCAATAGCTTGGTGGGCTCGTGCCGCTTCAACCAGTGACTTTTATGTAGCAGGCGGCGGCGTTACTCCCTTGCAAAACGGTATGGCAATTGGTGCCGATTGGATGAGTGCTGCGTCATTTATTTCAATGGCTGGTTTGATTGCTTTTTTAGGATATGGTGGTTCTGTATTTTTAATGGGGTGGACCGGTGGTTATGTACTACTCGCTATGTTGCTCGCACCCTATATGCGAAAACACGGTAAGTTTACTGTTCCTGAGTTTATTTCTGATCGTTATTATTCAAAAACCGCTCGAATTGTTGCTGTTGTTTGTTTAATTCTTGCTTCGTTAACCTATATCATTGGTCAAATGAAAGGTGTGGGTGTTGCATTCTCTCGTTTCTTAGAAGTTGACTACGGTTTAGGCTTAGGTATAGGTATGGCCGTTGTTTGGTTCTACGCAGTGCTAGGTGGTATGAAAGGCATTACTTATACACAAATAGCGCAATACGTTGTGATGATCTTTGCTTACACCATTCCTGCTGTCTTTATTTCTTTCCAATTAACTGGTAATCCCATTCCACAACTTGGCTTAGGCTCTACACTTGCTGATGGCAGCGGTGTTTACTTGTTAGACAAATTAGACTTAGTAGTGACTGAATTAGGCTTTAAAGAATACACTACAAGTAACATGAATGGCTCATTAGATATGTTCGCCTATACCATGTCACTGATGATTGGGACTGCGGGTTTACCTCATGTCATCATGCGCTTCTTCACTGTTCCTTCAGCACAAGCAGCTCGCTCTTCTGCAGGATATGCATTAGTTTTCATCGCATTGTTGTATACAGTGGCTCCCGCTGTAGGGGCAATGGCTCGTCTTAACTTGATGAACACAATCGAACCTACTGCCGGCCAACATTTAGACTATGAAAAGCGTCCTCAGTGGTTTAAAGACTGGGAAAAAACAGGTCTTTTGGAATTTGAAGATAAAAATGGTGATGGTAAAATACAATATTCAGCTGACGCCACAACTAATGAAATGGTCAAAGTGGATAATGATATTATGGTGCTAGCAAACCCTGCTATTGCTAACTTACCTAACTGGGTCATTGCATTAGTGGCTGCCGGCGGTCTAGCTGCAGCACTGTCCACCGCTGCAGGTTTATTACTGGCAATATCATCCTCAATTTCCCATGATTTAATGAAGGGAGTATTGACGCCTAATTTGTCAGAAAAAAATGAGTTACTGTCCGGGCGAATAGTCATGACAATTGCAATTTTAGTCTCGGGTTACCTTGGTTTAAATCCGCCTGGATTTGCCGCGGGAACGGTGGCGCTGGCCTTTGGTTTGGCAGCGGCATCAATATTCCCTGCACTAATGATGGGGATATTCTCTAAGAAAATGAGTGGCACTGCAGCAGTAGCAGGTATGTGTTCTGGTATTGGTATAACCATGCTTTATGTATTCCAACATAAAGGAATTATGTTTGTGCCAGGTACCTCATTCTTGGGAGATATGGCGCCAAATTGGTTCTTTGGCATCTCGCCAAATGCATTCGGAGTTGTGGGAGCCTTAGTAAACTTTGCCGTTGCCTTTATCGTGTTACAGTTTACCGGTCCTGCACCTAAACATGTGCAAGACTTGGTCGAAAACATGCGCAGCCCCGGTGGCACAGGTGCAGTCAGCAATCACTAG
- a CDS encoding histone deacetylase family protein yields MTVTIIGSHKCNLHNMGDEHPEQPDRMYKINDQFIASGLEYVLRFADAKPVQMSSLERAHDKAFIKSVFDRAPKEKNERVWLDDDTIMMNKSLDAALYAAGAVVDAVDLVMKKKTKSAFCAVRPPGHHASRSKSSGFCIFNNIAVGVMHALEKYGLERVAIVDFDVHHGDGTQDIVKDDERIMFCSSFQHPFYPFTGDEPTREGIINVPIPAATKGVNYREMVKHWFTAIEQFKPQMIFISAGFDSHAEDEMGQLCLVEDDYVWITKNLKTLAEKHCNGRIVSVLEGGYALSALARSVVAHVKVLNS; encoded by the coding sequence ATGACAGTCACTATCATAGGAAGTCATAAGTGCAATTTGCATAATATGGGTGATGAACATCCCGAACAGCCAGATAGAATGTACAAAATTAACGACCAGTTTATTGCTTCGGGACTAGAATATGTTTTACGTTTTGCTGATGCAAAACCCGTTCAAATGTCGTCTTTAGAACGTGCTCACGATAAGGCTTTTATAAAAAGTGTATTTGATCGTGCACCTAAAGAAAAAAACGAAAGGGTGTGGTTAGACGACGACACCATAATGATGAACAAAAGTTTAGATGCAGCCTTATATGCCGCCGGCGCGGTTGTTGATGCAGTCGACTTAGTTATGAAAAAAAAAACCAAAAGTGCATTTTGTGCTGTGAGACCACCGGGTCATCATGCTAGTCGGAGCAAATCATCAGGTTTTTGTATTTTTAATAATATTGCTGTTGGGGTAATGCATGCCTTAGAAAAATATGGTTTAGAGCGGGTGGCTATTGTTGATTTCGACGTGCACCACGGTGATGGCACGCAAGACATTGTCAAAGATGATGAGCGAATTATGTTCTGTTCGTCATTTCAACATCCGTTTTATCCCTTTACTGGTGATGAACCGACTCGTGAGGGTATCATTAATGTGCCTATTCCGGCCGCCACTAAGGGAGTTAATTATCGAGAAATGGTAAAACATTGGTTTACAGCTATTGAGCAGTTTAAACCCCAAATGATTTTTATTTCTGCTGGTTTTGACTCTCATGCCGAAGACGAAATGGGTCAACTTTGTTTAGTAGAAGATGACTACGTCTGGATAACTAAAAACCTGAAAACCTTAGCAGAAAAACACTGTAACGGCAGAATAGTATCTGTGTTAGAAGGTGGCTATGCACTTAGTGCACTTGCGCGAAGTGTGGTGGCTCACGTTAAAGTACTTAACAGTTAA
- a CDS encoding bifunctional acetyl-CoA hydrolase/transferase family protein/GNAT family N-acetyltransferase → MQLTKYRCTNKVDWHSMLNSGSRVFIGSNAGVPNALIDSLIEDGKHLNDIELTHISTLSDNKWALPEYAAKFKVNTFFIYGDLIRKAVEEGRADYTPCFLSEISGLFTDDTLPLDAALIMVSPPDELGYCSLGVSVDVVMSAARAAKHIIAQVNPLMPRTCGHSFLHISEFSAFIECEQKLPEVSLPEATKIVDRIGQYSAMLIDDGATLQLGIGKIPDAVTRYLYQHKNLGIHSEMISDGLVELIQRGIVNNRYKTFHPGKTVVSFCFGSQKLYDFVDMNPHVEFYPSAYVNKPTNIAKNDNMVAINSALEVDLSGQVVADSIGYRFYSGIGGQVDFVTGASKSKNGKPVIALPSTAKNGEVSRIVATLSEGAGVVTSRGNVHFVVTEFGIASLQGKSVRERALELIRVAHPKFRDGLLAQIRKQFWVPNYQKQTPTDIPELGEMQISRIQIQNQRFYLRPLNPSDERRLQEFFYSHTKETINLRYNFVPGPMTREKSCDLVSVDQSKDVALTIVRQDGSKVRLEAVGRYYLYPQQNSCEVAFVTRETNQGKGMASRLLKAMINIAEKRGLKNMFALVKNNNLPMISVFEQFGFVRALDSDPGEIELIKYLNTESKVDKVEPDNGELS, encoded by the coding sequence ATGCAGTTGACCAAATATCGATGCACAAATAAAGTTGATTGGCATAGCATGCTCAATTCAGGTAGCCGCGTGTTTATTGGCTCAAATGCAGGCGTCCCTAATGCACTAATTGATAGCCTTATTGAAGATGGTAAACACTTAAACGATATTGAACTAACTCATATAAGTACATTGTCAGATAATAAATGGGCTTTGCCTGAATATGCTGCAAAGTTTAAAGTAAATACTTTTTTTATTTACGGCGACCTGATAAGGAAAGCGGTTGAAGAAGGCCGCGCAGACTATACACCGTGTTTTTTATCAGAAATATCAGGTTTGTTTACTGATGACACCTTACCTCTGGATGCGGCTTTAATTATGGTCTCGCCACCCGACGAATTAGGCTATTGCTCCTTGGGAGTCTCGGTGGATGTTGTGATGTCTGCGGCACGTGCTGCCAAGCATATTATTGCCCAAGTGAACCCACTCATGCCAAGAACATGTGGACATTCATTTTTACATATCAGTGAATTTAGTGCATTTATCGAATGCGAGCAAAAATTACCTGAAGTCAGTTTGCCAGAAGCAACTAAAATTGTTGATCGTATTGGTCAATATTCAGCTATGTTGATAGATGACGGCGCTACCTTGCAATTGGGCATAGGCAAAATTCCCGATGCCGTTACCCGTTATTTATATCAACATAAAAACTTAGGCATCCATTCTGAAATGATCAGTGATGGTTTGGTAGAGCTAATTCAACGTGGCATTGTGAACAATAGATACAAGACTTTTCATCCAGGTAAAACTGTGGTCAGCTTTTGTTTTGGCTCACAAAAACTGTATGATTTTGTTGATATGAATCCACATGTTGAATTTTATCCTTCTGCCTATGTGAATAAACCCACCAATATTGCTAAAAACGACAATATGGTGGCCATTAATAGTGCTCTTGAAGTGGATTTAAGTGGTCAAGTGGTGGCCGATTCTATTGGATATCGATTTTACAGCGGTATTGGTGGGCAAGTTGATTTTGTCACGGGGGCGTCGAAAAGTAAAAACGGTAAACCTGTCATAGCCTTACCTTCGACGGCCAAAAATGGTGAAGTATCACGCATAGTGGCAACGTTATCGGAAGGCGCGGGTGTGGTTACCTCGCGAGGTAATGTGCACTTTGTAGTGACTGAGTTTGGTATTGCCAGTTTACAAGGTAAAAGTGTGCGTGAGCGAGCCCTTGAATTAATTCGGGTGGCACATCCTAAATTTAGAGATGGACTTCTTGCACAGATCCGTAAGCAGTTCTGGGTACCTAATTACCAAAAACAAACGCCGACCGATATCCCTGAGTTAGGTGAAATGCAAATTTCTCGTATTCAAATTCAAAATCAACGGTTTTATTTACGTCCTCTCAATCCTTCTGATGAACGTCGTTTGCAAGAGTTTTTTTATTCCCACACCAAAGAAACTATCAATTTACGTTATAACTTTGTACCTGGTCCCATGACTCGCGAGAAGTCATGTGATCTTGTCAGTGTTGATCAAAGTAAAGATGTGGCATTAACCATTGTTCGTCAAGATGGCTCTAAGGTGCGCCTTGAAGCGGTCGGACGGTATTATCTATATCCACAACAAAACTCATGTGAAGTGGCGTTTGTTACTCGTGAGACTAATCAAGGTAAGGGCATGGCCAGTCGTTTGTTAAAAGCCATGATAAATATTGCCGAAAAACGTGGGCTTAAGAATATGTTTGCATTGGTAAAAAATAATAATCTGCCGATGATTTCTGTGTTTGAACAATTTGGTTTTGTACGGGCGTTAGATTCAGACCCTGGCGAAATTGAACTAATCAAATACTTAAACACCGAGAGCAAAGTTGATAAAGTTGAGCCTGATAACGGAGAATTATCATGA